A window from Drosophila willistoni isolate 14030-0811.24 chromosome XR unlocalized genomic scaffold, UCI_dwil_1.1 Seg143, whole genome shotgun sequence encodes these proteins:
- the LOC6645481 gene encoding proton-coupled amino acid transporter-like protein pathetic, with product MVNIADSGSKHAPQEMEQFIPGTKHKIQPRKSDAEQALANNDFDPFAMRDNEHPTTDNETLTHLLKASLGTGILGMPFAFGASGLVMGIFATIFTAFICTHCSYVLVKCGHKLYYKTRRTKMTFAEIAETAFQKGPKWSRGFAPIAKFSILFGMFLTYFGTCSVYTVIVAKNFEQVLNHWFDTNISSRLLICIMLVPLILIAWVPNLKYLAPVSMVANVFMGLGLFITFYYLVQDLPSLETRKMVAIGTLPTFFSITIFAMEAIGVVMPLENNMKTPQNFLGLCGVLSQGMSGVTLVYMLLGFLGYLHYGDATEQSITLNLPVHEWPAQAVKVLIGLAVYCTFGLQFYVCLEIVWDGIKEKCTKRPVFVNYVLRTVLVTAAVVLAVSVPTIAPFMGLIGAFCFSILGLIFPVLIEIVVHWDTGFGAYNWIVWKNIIIVICGFAALIFGSEDAIRQIIAEYKPTAE from the exons ATGGTTAACATTGCG GATAGCGGCTCAAAACATGCGCCGCAGGAAATGGAACAATTTATACCCGGCACTAA ACATAAAATCCAGCCACGTAAATCAGATGCCGAGCAGGCCTTGGCCAACAATGATTTCGATCCATTTGCAATGCGTGACAATGAGCATCCCACAAC TGACAACGAAACTCTTACCCATTTGCTTAAGGCCTCACTGGGCACAGGAATTTTGGGTATGCCTTTTGCCTTTGGAGCGTCCGGTTTAGTTATGGGCATCTTTGCCACAATCTTCACTGCGTTTATATGCACACACTGCAGTTATGTGCTG GTCAAATGCGGTCACAAGTTGTACTACAAAACACGTCGCACCAAGATGACCTTTGCCGAAATCGCTGAAACTGCATTCCAGAAGGGCCCCAAATGGAGCCGTGGCTTCGCCCCCATTGCAAAATTCTCGATATTATTTGGCATGTTCCTAACCTATTTTGGCACTTGCTCTGTATACACTGTCATTGTTGCCAAAAACTTTGAACAAGTGCTTAACCATTGGTTCGATACAAATATATCATCGCGTCTCCTTATCTGCATAATGCTGGTGCCATTGATTCTCATTGCCTGGGTCCCGAATCTCAAATACTTGGCCCCCGTTTCGATGGTGGCGAATGTTTTTATGGGTCTCGGCCTGTTTATTACGTTCTACTATCTCGTCCAGGACTTGCCATCGCTAGAGACACGTAAAATGGTGGCTATAGGAACACTGCCAACATTTTTCTCGATTACTATATTTGCCATGGAAGCCATTGGCGTGGTTATGCCATTGGAGAATAACATGAAGACACCACAGAATTTCCTCGGTCTTTGCGGTGTCCTCAGTCAGGGTATGTCCGGAGTGACCCTTGTGTATATGCTGCTGGGTTTCCTTGGTTATTTGCATTATGGTGATGCCACCGAACAGAGCATTACCCTTAATTTACCCGTCCATGAGTGGCCTGCCCAGGCGGTGAAGGTTCTTATCGGCTTGGCTGTCTATTGTACATTCGGACTGCAATTCTATGTGTGCCTTGAAATTGTCTGGGATGGTATTAAGGAGAAGTGCACCAAGCGTCCAGTTTTTGTCAATTATGTGCTGCGCACTGTGCTGGTAACTGCTGCCGTTGTATTGGCTGTATCTGTGCCAACTATAGCACCATTTATGGGTCTCATCGGAGCTTTCTGTTTCTCCATACTTGGATTGATCTTCCCG gtTCTCATTGAAATTGTTGTCCATTGGGATACTGGTTTTGGTGCCTACAATTGGATTGTCTGGAAGAATATTATCATTGTCATCTGTGGATTTGCCGCGTTGATATTTGGATCGGAGGATGCCATTCGTCAAATTATCGCTGAATATAAACCAACAGCGGaataa